The following is a genomic window from Candidatus Palauibacter scopulicola.
CGCAGTTGCGCGCCGCGCGGGCCGACCTCGAGCCGCGGCCGATCCGCGGGAATGTCGACACGCGGCTCCGCAGGCTGGAGGACGGCCGCTTCGAGGCGCTGGTGCTGGCGGCAGCCGGGCTCCGGCGGCTCGGTCTGTGGCCCCGGGGCGCCCGCATCCTGGATGAGGACTGGCTACCCGCTCCCGGCCAGGGCGCGCTCGGGCTCCAGTGTCGGGACGGAGAGGATGGCATGGCCGCTCGCGTCGGGGCGCTGGACGACCCGGGCGTCCGAGCCGAGGTGACCGCCGAGCGGGCCCTGCTCGCGGCGCTCGAAGGGGGTTGCCGGGTTCCGATCGCCGCCCGCGCGTGGCTGCGGGGGGGAGATCTCTGGCTCCGCTCAGCCGTCTACGACGTGGACGGTGGCCCGCCGGTCGAAGCGGCCGGAACGGGGTCGCGCGCTTCGGCCGGCGCACTCGGCCGCGGGCTGGCGGAACAGTTGTTGAAGGCGGGGGCGTCCCGCCTCGTGGAGCGGGCGCGGCGGCTCAGCCCGTGAGGCGGCGCGAACCGTCTCCCTGGAATCCGTACATGAGAGTCACGCATCCGGGCGTCGCCTGCGGGCAGTAATAGCTCAGGATCCTCAGCTTCGCGTAGCGCCCCTCCGCCGTCCGGATCACGTAGGTCTCGTCCTTCGGTTCGAGGAGGTGGGAGAAAAATCCGTACCGGTACCAGCGTTCGAGTCCGGGCGTCGCCGGGCCGTCCTCCAGCGCGCCCTCCGTCGTCGCGTAACCGGACGCCGGAGCCTCCGTCACAGCCTCCCACGGGGCGCCGATGGCGATCGCCCCCCCGGCCCCGGGATATCCGCTGCCACCGTTGACAACGAGGTGGTACCGGTTGAGGGCGAGGTCCCAGCCGGCGAGCGGACCGCCGACCGCGCTCCCCTTGTCGAAATCGAAGTAGACCCAGTGCGAGCCGTCCCGGGCATCGACGGTGACGGTGTCCACGACGAACCGGTCCACGGGGGGGCGCGGGCCGACGGGAGAAGGAACGAAGGTCACGGGGTCGGGCCTCGTGAACGAGCCGGCAACGACGACGACGAGGATGAACAGGAACACGGCCCCCGCGACGTACAGTACAACCGGCCGGTCCCCGTCCGTCCGGTCCCCGCCCTTCACCGTCCTCGGTGCCACGGGGAATCGTGCCGCGTTCCGCTCAGGAACCGGGCCAGGTTGGCGAGATAGTAGGCGAGCGCCGCCGTCGCGAGCGCGAAGATCACGCCGATTGCCAGCGCCCCGAGACTCCCGGCGCTCGCGAAGATCCGGAATTCCCACGCGGCGAAGACGGCGCAGAAGACGATGGCCGTCGCGATGAGAAAACGGTGAAACCCGATGATCGACATGGGATGTTCCGATTCACGGTGGACTTCGGTCCGTCTGCCGGACATCGTACGAAGGCGGGACGCGAGCCGAAACTTCGCCTCCATCCCCTGTTGACCCTCTGCCGGCCCGATTGGAGCTTCCACTCCCCATGAGTTCCGGATTTCGCACCTACCACGAAGTGGACGAACTGCGCTCGGATCTCCCGGATCAGATCGCGGCCGGGGACGAGCGCGTGTCCGTGCGGCTCGCTTCCGTCGCCCGCGTCATCGCGGTGATGAGCGGCAAGGGCGGGGTGGGGAAGAGCCTCGTCTCCGCCCTTCTCGCGACCGCCCTCGCCCGGGGGGGGGATCGCGTGGGCCTGGTCGATGCGGACCTCAACGGCCCCAGCGTGCCGCGCCTTCTCGGCATCGAACCCGAAAGCCTCGCCGAATCCCGGGATGGGTTCGCACCGCCCGCTTCGCGCGCCGGAGTCCGCGTCATGTCGATGGCGTTCCTCACGGAGCCGGACCGCGCCCTCACGTGGCGCGAGCCCGCCGACGCCGGCTTTGTGTGGCGTGGCGCCCAGGAGCGGGGGGCCCTGCGGGAATTCCTGTCCGATGTCGCGTGGGGAGAACTGGATGCGCTCCTCGTGGACCTGCCGCCGGGTACCCAGCGGCTCGCCGAACTCCACGCGCTCGTCCCCGGAATCGCCGGCATCGTCGCGGTCACCATCCCGAGCGCCGCCTCCCGCGACGCGGTGGCGCGTTCGCTCGATCTCGCTCGGAGACGCGGCCTTCCCATCCTGGGACTCGTGGAGAACCTGTCGGGGGTTCGCTGCGACGCCTGCGGAGAGCTTGCTCCGCTGCACGCCGGTGACGCCGGGGCCGAACTGGCGGGCCGTTTCCGGGTTCCCCTGCTTGCGCGCCTCCCCTTCGATGCGGCGCTGGGGGCCGCGGCGGACGAGGGACGGCTCGAGGAATGGCTGGCGGGCGGGCGCGGAGCCGCGGAGGCGCTCCGGAAGGTGGTCGACGTGCTTCACGCGGCGCGCGCGGCGCGATGAAGTTCCTCTGCGTGGACTGCGACCGGCAGATGGCCTTCGACGAGCGGGCCGTGCCCGGCGACGGCACGATGGCCGCCGTCTTCAGGTGTCCCTCCTGCGGGCGGAAGACCGCGATGCTCGCCAACCCCATGGAAACGCAGCTCGTGAGTTCGCTCGGCGTGAAGGTGGGAGGCCGCACCGTCCCGAACGAGAACTTTGAAGGCATCCGCGCCGGCGTGGAGCAGGCGCGCGACGAAGCCCCGTCCGCACCGCCGTTGACGAACCCCGGACCCGTGCGCTGGAACGTGGACGCGGTCGAGCGCCTCGGCCACGTGCCCTCCTTCGTGCGGGGGATGGTGAAGAAGATCTACAACGAATACGCCCGGGAACGCGGGATCGAGGAGATGACGCCCGCCGTCATGGACCGGGCCCGGTCCGATCTCGGCCTGGAAGGCATGTAGCCGGCGGTGACGGATGGCGGCGGAGGGGTGAGCGATACGCGTGAAGGGGCGGGGGCTCCGGATCCGTCCGTGGAACGGGAGGTCCACGGGCTCCGCGCCGTCATTGACCGCGACCTGTGCGTCGGCTTCGGGGACTGCATCGAGGAGGCGCCGGAGGCCTTCGATCTCGACGAGGATGGGGTAGCGGTGTTCACCGGCCCGGAGCATGCCTCGCGGAAGCGCTTCATCGAGGCGTGCGCGTCCTGTCCGGTCGATGCGATCACCGTCCTGGAAGACGGGATAGAGATCGTTCCGTGAACCCCGGCGCCGCGGCGAAGCCCCCGCTGGTGACGGCGGAGGCGGTCGCCTACCGCTACCCCGATGGGAGTCCCGCCCTCCGGGACCTCTCGCTCGAGGTCCGGGAGGGAGAGCGCCTCGCGCTCCTCGGCCCCAACGGGTCCGGCAAATCGACCTTCCTCCGACTCCTCGGCGGCGACGGCGCTCCGGGGCTTCGTCGGGCCCCCGGTGTCGACGATGCCCGGCAGCGCTGGCTCGCCCCCGACCGGCCCGCCCTGCGCACGTGGCTCAGCGGGCGCGACAACGCGGCCGTCCTGCTCGAACTCCACGGCGCCGGACCCGGCGAGGCGCGCGCCACGGCGGACGCGTGGCTCGCGCGCTTCGGGCTCGAGGCGGACGCCGGCCGCCCCGCCGGCGCCTACTCGAGCG
Proteins encoded in this region:
- the hemC gene encoding hydroxymethylbilane synthase is translated as MSEPLVVGARRSPLSRAQAAWVGERLRERWPELSVEYRFISTAGDRDPGTPLPEIGGKGLFTEDLERALRKGDIDVAVHSLKDLPTDLPDGLTLGAVPSREDPRDVLVVRESPVAAPRDTGGRDLLRRLPSGARVGTSSLRRAAQLRAARADLEPRPIRGNVDTRLRRLEDGRFEALVLAAAGLRRLGLWPRGARILDEDWLPAPGQGALGLQCRDGEDGMAARVGALDDPGVRAEVTAERALLAALEGGCRVPIAARAWLRGGDLWLRSAVYDVDGGPPVEAAGTGSRASAGALGRGLAEQLLKAGASRLVERARRLSP
- a CDS encoding HmuY family protein; this translates as MAPRTVKGGDRTDGDRPVVLYVAGAVFLFILVVVVAGSFTRPDPVTFVPSPVGPRPPVDRFVVDTVTVDARDGSHWVYFDFDKGSAVGGPLAGWDLALNRYHLVVNGGSGYPGAGGAIAIGAPWEAVTEAPASGYATTEGALEDGPATPGLERWYRYGFFSHLLEPKDETYVIRTAEGRYAKLRILSYYCPQATPGCVTLMYGFQGDGSRRLTG
- a CDS encoding P-loop NTPase — its product is MSSGFRTYHEVDELRSDLPDQIAAGDERVSVRLASVARVIAVMSGKGGVGKSLVSALLATALARGGDRVGLVDADLNGPSVPRLLGIEPESLAESRDGFAPPASRAGVRVMSMAFLTEPDRALTWREPADAGFVWRGAQERGALREFLSDVAWGELDALLVDLPPGTQRLAELHALVPGIAGIVAVTIPSAASRDAVARSLDLARRRGLPILGLVENLSGVRCDACGELAPLHAGDAGAELAGRFRVPLLARLPFDAALGAAADEGRLEEWLAGGRGAAEALRKVVDVLHAARAAR
- a CDS encoding PCP reductase family protein, producing MKFLCVDCDRQMAFDERAVPGDGTMAAVFRCPSCGRKTAMLANPMETQLVSSLGVKVGGRTVPNENFEGIRAGVEQARDEAPSAPPLTNPGPVRWNVDAVERLGHVPSFVRGMVKKIYNEYARERGIEEMTPAVMDRARSDLGLEGM
- a CDS encoding ferredoxin, yielding MSDTREGAGAPDPSVEREVHGLRAVIDRDLCVGFGDCIEEAPEAFDLDEDGVAVFTGPEHASRKRFIEACASCPVDAITVLEDGIEIVP